One Ranitomeya variabilis isolate aRanVar5 chromosome 4, aRanVar5.hap1, whole genome shotgun sequence genomic window, cttgtatttaaaataaagagcatgtcagctccttgtgatttttaaaaaaaaaagtgcaaaaaaaaaattataataaaatgtttattaaaaaaatgtccgtagtattatttcataaaggtaaatttaaaactggtgtatgtaccaatggttacacatgcaatacagggttggttgagggctcattttttttaataaaggttaacctgtaaagtattttttttttttttttggggggggagaggttatttattttaaataaaatgtgtcaaatatattttttcatggtgttaacattaaaaaattttgttttttgggacatggaaatgaatggtataacgtgcaactttttgggggggttttggtgttcacctgtatgaacatttctgacatcattttagtagggtgtttatcattgaacattacctagttcagggggtggtctaactatagatccattatacatataacagataaaccaggaccgcagccgctgcccaccaggacacagccgctgcccaccaggaccacagctaaagagctagaagtaagttttgaagaccccaatctgctacttcaatgtgtcgagcagattgcaagtgtgtctttaacttacagaaccaccaggacacagccgctgcccaccaggacacagccgctgcccaccaggacacagccactgcccaccaggacacagccgctgcccaccaggaccacagctaaagagctagaagtaagttttgaagaccccaatctgctacttcaatgtgtcgagcagattgcaagtgtgtctttaacttacagaaccaccaggacacagccgctgcccaccaggacacagccgctgcccaccaggacacagccactgcccaccaggacacagccgctgcccaccaggaccacagctaaagagctagaagtaagttttgaagaccccaatctgctacttcaatgtgtcgagcagattgcaagtgtgtctttaacttacagaaccaccaggacacagccgctgcccaccaggacacagccgctgcccaccaggacacagccactgcccaccaggacacagccgctgcccaccaggaccacagctaaagagctagaagtaagttttgaagaccccaatctgctacttcaatgtgtcgagcagattgcaagtgtgtctttaacttacagaaccaccaggacacagccgctgcccaccaggacacagccgctgcccaccaggacacagccactgcccaccaggacacagccgctgcccaccaggaccacagctaaagagctagaagtaagttttgaagaccccaatctgctacttcaatgtgtcgagcagattgcaagtgtgtctttaacttacagaaccaccaggacacagccgctgcccaccaggacacagccgctgcccaccaggacacagccactgcccaccaggacacagccgctgcccaccaggaccacagctaaagagctagaagtaagttttgaagaccccaatctgctacttcaatgtgtcgagcagattgcaagtgtgtctttaacttacagaaccaccaggacacagccgctgcccaccaggacacagccgctgcccaccaggacacagccactgcccaccaggacacagccgctgcccaccaggaccacaaaacgatgtcctcttctgacagccctcctccacagcaacagcgtgtatcggtaagttaacacaaaatttttttttttttttaaatttctttaaattaaatttttatggataactacatgcatacattatgtttcaacaggaagctgaatcagatgaggagctgtcagaagggggcgagacgggtggagagatgcaagtggaggaggaaccaagtgtaagtagtggtgaaacagttgcttcgcacatcacactgcaccatacacaaaacagattactaaacacctgcctaccttaactgagaatttgtttccttcatttcaggctgctgctgctgctcctgctgctgccgctgaaggctctcccagacagtcccagagtcggcggactcgtcgccacggtcggccatcagtgagtttttttttggggggggagggggattctattggtactttagtatttcagtgtactaatttgtttgttttcctttttttttttttttttgacacaggcttcacagcgtgctcccgcagaagaggaggatgatgatgatgacattgacatcgattgtctcatcgaggaggttcgcgagcgggagccgctgtggaacatggctgaccgcaggcatgctgataccggtgtcacccgtcggctctgggacgaagtgtgtcgcaacctgtttccaaggcgggagagccttcatcctcagcagcagagcaaactaggtaagtattcactttccagtgatgttttgagctgactgtaatgtattgcatttaccaattttttgtattttcttttgattcttgtcttcacagttggaaaggttaggaagcggtggcggtcactgagggatcgctttaagagggaattcaatgatgagatgaaggccccgagtggctctgcaggaaggaagaggagcagatataaatatggccaggccctctccttcctgaggcgaaccatgctaagcagagtgtaagtattctacagcccaattataaccatgttaacctgtctacttagtttgctttcagtcagggctttttcattccaatgtattaatttcttttgttttttctttcacagcaccttctccagccaccgggcgcctgcatcttcctctgcgccctctgaagcgatccctcctgagtccgccactgagggccacgtcggtaggccccacacctctgtcccctcctctgacccctctgtcctctcctctgacccctctgtcccctccacttcatccgccccaagcagtggagcattattgcaggcttcattgctcgcatctgatgctgaacagttagcgttccctttaccccacccctctgatcctgccacctcgacaccaccattaggttcgtggcggcagcgccagaggggtcaggaaaggagctatgctcctgagttcttacacctgaatgcatccttccaaggctctttcaaaattttgggagagcaagtgactgctggtttcaacatggtgcaatcacgcatcagtgaaacaagccaggaaaccagcagtcgcttggataggctgcattcagctgtaagtcccgatccggccaacctttttttccaatccatgctcatgagcatggagaagctttcttttgagcaacagatgcgggtaatgaatacctgccataatgctgcactgcaggccattaatgaatcgacccacacacctcaccacacctccactccaattccacaccaggccccatttccacaccataccccccattaccaaacccagccccaatacccacaccagcagcattaccaaacccagctccaatccccacaccagcaccattaccaaaccccacgccactcccactaccctacccagtcacaatacccgacccagtccccacaacaatcccggcccctagaccaaattacttccccaatgttttccttactgaacttttctcttccacctaccccaacaccacccccctctggtcagcctcttggtttaacccccacttccactgcaccccaaacaagtagggtttccccacctatcgacgtggtccaaccttccggcacatcctcctctcatatctccacccaacactttgaaaatttgtaaagtgtgtaaataagattctaaaaaatgttctaatttttctataaaaatgttggaaaatatatatatattttttttgcaaaacaaaaaaaaaaaaaaaaaaaaaagagttaaaataaaattcggattacaattctactctttgtgtgtgtgtggatttattaaggtaatataataaaaaaaggtttaataaaaacaaacaccagacatgtaaagggtataacataatggttttactagcaagaaaaccacgcttttgggccttttttttgggggggggggcagaaacactttttttacataaccaaaacacatgggaaacaggttacacatgggaaacaggttacacaatcatgtcttgccacgggatccgcccgacaggtgagacaaaataatcggcaaactggtccctcatccttgtaactgaacttgtagagcgaaccgagctgctgcggtagtcccacaaggtggtctccaactcttcatcatccaaggaaacgggctcctttgacaggacaaagttgtggagcaccacacaggctttaactacctcgtctatagttgttgttttcagcttgatagccgtcagcagaactcgccacttcgccgtcaatatgccaaaggaacactccactactcttcgtgctctagtaagccggtaattaaagacccgcttggtatggtttaagttccggctactgtacggtttcagtaggtgcagcgacagttgaaaggcttcatcacctacaaagacatattccagggctgggtcatttgttcctggcagtggtctggctggcgggaaatcgtagctctctccataaaggcaacgacccatcggagagtttttaaacacttgcgaatcattggaccgtccatacgctccaatgtccacggcaaggaacctgcagttggcgtctgcaatagccataaggacgatggagaaatacttcttataattataatactccgatcctgttcctgccggtttcgcaatccttatgtgtttcccgtcaactgcacccacacaattagggaaattgcaaatttgctgaaactcttcagcacttcgcaaccagatttccgtggatggttgggggatatactctggttgcaaagtggtccaaacagcccgacatgtgtccttcactattccagagatagttgaaatgcccagcctgaactgataatggagcgaagtcatagattcacccgtagctaggaaactttataaaaaaaaaaaaaaaaaaaatgttaaaaattgtttgtctgtgcaattttttataatatggcactgttaattttttttaaaatgacaggagacccaataaaaccagcatgaatccggtgtaaaaaaacagtggaatgtccgccaagaaaacccaaattacatgctgcagaaaatagtgcgcaatatgtcagcgcagtattgtctgcagcatgtaatataacattcaaaatgaccaatgacaggaaaaaagcagttgcatgtcatcaaacccaaaaaacccaaaaaaaaaaaaactgcagaaaatgcaacgcaatatttcagcgcagtattttctgcagtctgttatctaacattcaatatgagcaatgacatttaaataaagcagttgaatgtccgccaagaaaacacaaactacatgctgcagaaaatagtgcgcaatatgtcagcgcagtattgtctgcagcatgtaatataacattcaaaatgaccaatgacaggaaaaaagcagttgcatgtcatcaaacccaaaaaaaccaaaaaaaaaaaaaactgcagaaaatgcaacgcaatatttcagcgcagtattttctgcagtctgttaacattcaatatcagcaatgacatttaaataaagcagttgaatgtccgccaagaaaaccaaaactacatgctgcagaaaatagtgcgcaatatgccagcgcagtattttctgcagcatgtaatataacattcaatatcagcaatgaaataaaaaaaagaggcttaccgcagggtcaccatcagccgctccgccggtgtgatggcaagcctcatccttgtatcctgtcttcggatgacatcctccagttttgcaagcaaaaaatcaaaatgttcaatcctcatccgcacgtagttgtggaatttgtgtggattgtgccgcaactccaggtacagagtggactggacaccccgggtcatccgtagttgattaatcggatgaatccacattcgtcttcgtctccgttgctgcagaagcatcctacgcctttccgctgccgcctccttctcccgcactatgatatccaggcgatttgtctcaaagataacgtcggtaaccaaactagcaatcctcccaagaacaccttccatcgctgccacaaaactaaaacccacaaagatgggctgtaaatacagtactatatagtttttcaaattttccagtagccaatcaaattttgggagcctccccttttaaaaacggatccgtcggaaaaacggatacaacggatggtaaaacggatacaacgtatgcaacgcatccagtattttcgacggaaacgtttagcggatttgcgacggatccgtcgaaatgctggatgcgtggcatacgtttgtcaccgtttttcaattttttgacgcatccgttttttcggcaaaaaaacggatttgcgacgtaatgcagtaaacgctagtgtgaaactagccttagtccatctagttcaacccataacctaacctaacatgccctaacatgttaatccagaggaagacaaaaaaaacccatgtggcaaagagtaagctccatattggggaaaaaaattccttcccgactccacatacggcagtcagactagttccaggatcaaccgcaccagcatatggtctcacaagggttctgaggatttcatctcggtacctaatggcagtcaggctacctctggtgagcacgtggagggctgtgcggccctccaaagaaatgccaccccacactattactgacccactgaaggatattgcaggcagcagattgctctccacggcatctccagactctgtcacatatgtcacatgtgctcagtgtgaacctgcttttatctgtgaagagcacagggcaccagtggcgaatttgccaatcctggtgttctgttgtaaatgctaagcatcctgcacggtgttgggctgtgagcacaacccccatctgtggaaatcgggcactcagaccatcctcatggagtcggtttctaaccgtttgtgcagacacatgcatatttgtggcctgctggaggtaattttgcagggctctggcagtgctcctcctgttcctccttgcacaaaggctgagatagcggtcctgctactgggttgtttgttgccctcctacggccccctccacatcttatggtgcactggcctgtctcctggtagcacctccagcctttggacactaccctgacagacacagcaaaccttcttgccacagctcacattgatgtgccatcctggatgagctgcactacctaagccacttgtgtgggttgtagagtgcgtctcatgctaccatgagtgtgagagcacaaccaacattcaaaagtgaccaaaacatcagccagaaagcattggtactgagatgtctgTGGTCccgacctgcagaatcactcctttattgagtgtgtattgataattgccaataatttccatctgttgtctattccatttgcacaacagcatgtgaaattgattgtcaatcagtgttgcttcctaactggacagtttgatttcacagaagtttgatttatttggagttatattctgtttattagtgttccctttatttttttgagcagtgtatttacatGCCCACCTCCCCCCAAATCATTAGGTCATGTCCTCTGTAAACTCCACATGGAAGGGTGTGCGAGTGTTCATCTTCTGTATGAAACAGGATGTAAAATACTGCAGGAAGTGCTACCACGAAGCAAGTTTCAATACTGCATAAAACAGGATGCAAAATGGTGCCCGCAGTACTGGGAAATCCACGTGACCACTTATAATTGAACAACAGCTGACAGATTACTTCTACTGATGACCCAAATTGGACTTGGAAAATTCTTGACCAAGTTCTTTTATAAGTTTAAGAGACATACCTGGTTTAATTGCCTTGTGGCCTTaggacacaagtctgcagtcactgtatgtgattGCATATACTTATGAATCCTCAcagggcgcactgtgaggattctctggggcCGGTATCGGAAGCAGGCAGGCGTGcaactgcaagtatgcaatttgcatacattcaGTCAGATGCTCAGTAGACATGCGCgatctcgctcaatacaagtgggtTGAGTGAGTCAGGTTATGTTTAATTGGAATGTGGCCAGGCGTCTGCAAATTGCAAACGTGAGGTCACGTGATTGATCATTCCTGGCACCTGAGAATCCTCAAGCTGggagtattcacaagtctgcagtcatatacaatGACTCCAGACTTGTAACCCAAGTCCGGGCAATCCCTTTAATGTCTACCATCTGATACTGAAGAAAGAGACTTTTGGTTTCTTGTTTAGGTTTCCCGTTTAGGGTTTGCCGCTAAGGGCTAAGGTTCTAGGTTTTGCCCAGAAAAGTCCTATGACAATTCAGCAAGACCTCATAAGTGTGATCAGTAAGGATGCAGCTTACATCCCCACTGATCCAATGATTGAGATTGTACGATGTGTACGTGTTCACTCGCCAGAACTACAGAAGATACAGAAACGTCTACCTTCAGTGGGAAGACTCTAAAATCACCTGCAAATAGAGTGCTTGGATATGAGAGACCGCTATCCAGAACACATGACTTATAAAGAATTTGGCCCAAAAACCGCCAGCGAATACCACAATATGAAAGAAAAAAAGACTTCAATAAATAACAAATGATAAATCAGGGCCATAGTGAGGAGACTGATATCAATTGAGGTACACAGTCTCAGAACATATAGTGCTGGGCACTAACTATACAAGCAATGGTCCTTCTAACATTACCAGCCAGGTAATACCAGGGGCACTCCAAATAGCACTGGAGAGAGACACAGTAAGGTCAGTGTATCTAGTTTGTTACTTTCTGGCTCCTTGTAGATGATGCTCCAGCAGAGATTTGCCCCAGACATAAAATTCCGCaagtgcccttttttttttttttaatacagaagcTACAGATGCATCTACTGAGCTACTAGCTGAGCCCTACTGACAGATCTCCTTACTATCCGGTCTAGGTTTGCCCTCGCTATTAGACAGCATTAGTAAATATGGGCTAATGATTGAAGTGTGTCATCATCCAGAGGTCATTCTGCATCACGGGTTTGTCCCAGGTGCAAGTGGAGCGCCctgccagggcagcggg contains:
- the LOC143764953 gene encoding uncharacterized protein LOC143764953, with translation MSSSDSPPPQQQRVSEAESDEELSEGGETGGEMQVEEEPSAAAAAPAAAAEGSPRQSQSRRTRRHGRPSASQRAPAEEEDDDDDIDIDCLIEEVREREPLWNMADRRHADTGVTRRLWDEVCRNLFPRRESLHPQQQSKLVGKVRKRWRSLRDRFKREFNDEMKAPSGSAGRKRSRYKYGQALSFLRRTMLSRVTFSSHRAPASSSAPSEAIPPESATEGHVGRPHTSVPSSDPSVLSSDPSVPSTSSAPSSGALLQASLLASDAEQLAFPLPHPSDPATSTPPLGSWRQRQRGQERSYAPEFLHLNASFQGSFKILGEQVTAGFNMVQSRISETSQETSSRLDRLHSAVSPDPANLFFQSMLMSMEKLSFEQQMRVMNTCHNAALQAINESTHTPHHTSTPIPHQAPFPHHTPHYQTQPQYPHQQHYQTQLQSPHQHHYQTPRHSHYPTQSQYPTQSPQQSRPLDQITSPMFSLLNFSLPPTPTPPPSGQPLGLTPTSTAPQTSRVSPPIDVVQPSGTSSSHISTQHFENL